The DNA segment TACGGCGGTAACTGTGGGATCACCATATCAATACGCGGATGATGTTCCGCCAGCCAGGTTTTCAGTAATGTTGCTTTGGCCGAGTTCGGGGAACTGTTGAATCCGTGCAGGTACAATAGGGTGTTCATTCGTAGCCGTCCGATTCCGTATCCGGGTGAAACTCAGTGGATTCGAGACGGAATACCTGCGTTTCCACGCGGCCATCAGGATATAAATCCAGATAACGCCAACCCGGCGCAACGGTATCAATGGTGAAATTGGTGCAGTGCGGTTTGAACTGAACACAGGTTGACGGCGTGGCGTAAAGGCGACGGCCATACCAGTCGAGATCCAGTTCCTGATGAATGTGGCCACACAGCAGCGTATTCACTTTGGGGTAGTTAACGAGCGTGTTCGCCAGCATGTGCGCATTACGCAGACTGTGCTGATCGAGCCAGGTACAACCCGACGGCAGCGGATGATGATGCAACATCAGCAAAGTGTAGCGATCCGGATAGGCCTTCAGGCAGCGCTCCATCCACTCCAACTGATACTCACTCAGCTCACCGTGCGGCACGCCAAATACTTGCGTATCGAGAAGAATGATTTGCCAGTGCTCGCCAAGCAGTACGTGCTTCGACGGGTTGATCCCGGCGTCGTGCAGGGTTTCAAACATCGCTGGCTGGAAATCATGATTTCCGGGAAGCCAGACACAAGGAGAGGGCAGTTCGCTGATGCCACGGCAAAACTGATGGTATGCCGCCACCGACTGATCCTGAGCCAAATCCCCTGTCGCTGCGATGATGTCGACTTCGCGCTGCTGCGCCTTGATAGCGTCCAGCACGGCGCGAAAGCTGTTAAACGTATTCACGCCCAACAACGTTTCATCTTCACCGGCAAAA comes from the Enterobacteriaceae bacterium Kacie_13 genome and includes:
- the cpdA gene encoding 3',5'-cyclic-AMP phosphodiesterase, whose protein sequence is MESLFKLPLVNGAKVRVLQITDTHLFAGEDETLLGVNTFNSFRAVLDAIKAQQREVDIIAATGDLAQDQSVAAYHQFCRGISELPSPCVWLPGNHDFQPAMFETLHDAGINPSKHVLLGEHWQIILLDTQVFGVPHGELSEYQLEWMERCLKAYPDRYTLLMLHHHPLPSGCTWLDQHSLRNAHMLANTLVNYPKVNTLLCGHIHQELDLDWYGRRLYATPSTCVQFKPHCTNFTIDTVAPGWRYLDLYPDGRVETQVFRLESTEFHPDTESDGYE